A region of the Streptomyces sp. NBC_00442 genome:
TCGTACTCTCCGAGGCCAAGCATGCTGCGGTCCACGACCTCGTATCGAGCCGCTGCTGCAGCCGGACTCGTGGCGGGGAGGTTATCGCCGCGGCGCTGCTGGCGTCGGCGGAGGATCTTCTCCTCCGGCACTCCCGCGGCGATTGCCGCGTCGACATCGTCGAGCACCCAACTTAGGGCGGTGTCTTGCAGCGCTTCGCGGAGCTGCCCTTCCACACGGCGTAGTTCGAATTGGTTCATGTCCCCCTCGTATCAGTAGCTTTCGTCTGACGTAGCCAGTCGGTTCACGGTTCTTCCCCAGGATGTGTTCGAAGGAACCGCAGTTGGCCGTCGATCAGATTTCGGAGTGCCTCCAGCGACAGGCGGGCTTCCGGAGCGGTAGCTCCACCGGATAATCGGACACCCTCGCCTTCCAGGACGGGTTCGCCGACGTTTCCTTCAGCGCTACCAGAGTTTCGCGAGCGACGGAGCCTTCTCGATGGGGTCGTCTGGTCCAGCCAGTGTCCACACCTCATCGGAGAGGGCGATGCTCGGTGCATCGCCATGTTCGGGGCGTCGGCGGGTGACCCGCTGACTGACCCATTCACCGTCGCGCGGCACGGGCAGGCCGAGGCTACGGGCGATCGTCGCCTGTCGACTGGTGCCGCCGAGCACGAGGATGCCATCGCCGCGCAACGCCTCCCGGGCAGTTCGAACTCGCTTCGGGCCATCTGCGGTCACGGCGACGGTGGAGATCGTGGTTCGGTTGAGTAGCCGTCCTTGCGCGAGCCTGAAGAGGTTGTTCACCCGGGCCTGGCTGCCGCGCCGGCTCACTTCGGTGGCGAAAATCTTCTCTCGAAGCGGCGCCGGAAGGTGGAGAAGGGTGTTCTCCGGCAGATGCGCGTTGTGGAAGAGCCAGGTGACGGCCTGTCGGCCTGCGGCCGAGAGCGTGCGCTTGAAGTCGCGGTTGGCTGCTCCGCTGAGGTGGCCGGGTTCGATCCGGATCAGTCCGAGGCTCCAGCAGGACCGCTCGTCGTTGGCTGACACGAGCAGACACACCCTCCCGACCTCCCCGGGCGTAATCGTCCATGTCGCACCAGTGATGAACTTCAGTACTACCTGCTGGCGTCCTATCGGGAGGTCGGTGGTCTCCTGGCCAGGCGGGAATCCCCAGGCCGCCGTGAGCTCGTGAGTGACCTTGGCGCCGAGGTAGACCTTCTCGGATTTCCCGAGCGTAGCCGGGTCGAATCGCCCCGTTCGTCGTCCGTCGAGCACGCTGTCGAATGCGTGGCGCAGGGCGTTCGCCGTTGTTGCCTCGAAGTCCGGCATGCCGCGGAGGGCATCCGCGACGGTAGCCACGTCAGAGGAGCCAGAGCTGCTTTCAGTTCCTGCGGCGGCGGCAGAAGGGCTGCTGGTCGCGGCTGCGATGTCGGAGTCTGCCAAGCGGGTCGCTGCGACACCCTCGTCCGGAAAGGACGGGATCACGGTGGTCGGTTCATCCCGTGCCGGGCCGACGGACGGAGCCGGAGCTCGGCGCTCGGCGGCGGCCAGCTCGTCGCGCAGTGCTTGGAGGCGCTTCTCCTTGCGCGCCAGGCGGCGCTCGATCCGTTCCACCTTGCTGCGAAGGTCGCGGTTCTCTCGTAGCACGTCCAGGAGTTCCGGATCCGGGCTATCGGGCGTCGGCTCTTGCGATGGTTGCGTACTGCCGGCTGCCAGCGTGGCCCGCGCGTTCACCAGGTGCTGCCTGACCTCCTCGGTCATGCCTTCCTTACGCTCTGGTGGAGCGAGTACCGCGATGATCGCGTAGATCAACGAGGCGTTGTTCTGGAGCCCTCTGCCTCGAAGCCGGTCCGAGA
Encoded here:
- a CDS encoding NaeI family type II restriction endonuclease, whose protein sequence is MREIVGLLRDLVDSSGVQLKGLQQLLLAQHREGPHPPSYQVLSDRLRGRGLQNNASLIYAIIAVLAPPERKEGMTEEVRQHLVNARATLAAGSTQPSQEPTPDSPDPELLDVLRENRDLRSKVERIERRLARKEKRLQALRDELAAAERRAPAPSVGPARDEPTTVIPSFPDEGVAATRLADSDIAAATSSPSAAAAGTESSSGSSDVATVADALRGMPDFEATTANALRHAFDSVLDGRRTGRFDPATLGKSEKVYLGAKVTHELTAAWGFPPGQETTDLPIGRQQVVLKFITGATWTITPGEVGRVCLLVSANDERSCWSLGLIRIEPGHLSGAANRDFKRTLSAAGRQAVTWLFHNAHLPENTLLHLPAPLREKIFATEVSRRGSQARVNNLFRLAQGRLLNRTTISTVAVTADGPKRVRTAREALRGDGILVLGGTSRQATIARSLGLPVPRDGEWVSQRVTRRRPEHGDAPSIALSDEVWTLAGPDDPIEKAPSLAKLW